The following is a genomic window from Bufo gargarizans isolate SCDJY-AF-19 chromosome 10, ASM1485885v1, whole genome shotgun sequence.
AGAATATCACTATAATACAGCATTCAGTGCTACATagccacaattttatttttatagagcgatTCCATGTGTCTATAGTTCtgtcttgaatttcctccattttGTATATAAtctgtctgactgtggattggtggagACCAAACTCTTTAGAtatggttttgtaaccttttccagcctgatgagcatcaacaactcttcttctgaggtcctcagaaatcgcCTTTGTTCATGCTATGATACACGTCCAGAAACATGTCTTATGAAGTTCAGAGtttgatagatccctgttctttagAATTGAATGAGGCTTGAATGAAAAACGGAAgtcatccggatgcaatgcgtttttcactgatggttgctaggagatgtataTTCAGCTTTCCTTCACACGcatgaaaaatgtattaaaaatgacTGCATtcgcacaaaaaaaaacaagtgcaATCACAAACAAAACTGCTTGAACATCCATTTTTTCCCTGaatagatcctgacacaatctgtatcgctcgtgtgaaagaggcctaaaggtacacatatttttgccactcacagacttaagatattggatcattttcctcaataaataattgaccaagtctaatatttttgactcatttgtttgttTTGGTTATCTTTTATCTAcatttgtgtgaaaatctgagttttaggtcaaatttagaCAGAGTTCATGTGTGTGTACAATGAGGGCACTGTCAGTGCTACTAGTGCTTGAGATAAAGATAAATGTCTCCGGTATAAAAGAGAagtttattgaaaaaaatatttttgaattGCAGATAAACactaaaaattttaattacaGCCATAATTACCTAAATGTCATAGTGACCATATCTGCTTCTAAATCCCATatagaaatacaaaaaaataaataaaaaattgttgatGCAGGAAACACGAGCAAGCATAAGGATCTGAGAGACTTTGACGAGGGCCAAATTGTGATGGTCAGAGCATCTCCGAAATGACAGGTCATATGGGGTACAAAAACCTTTTATAGGGAATGTGTtattatttaaatcagatttttatgtttaacatatttttgatGCAATGTTCCatctcaatatctatatttaaacacaaTTCCtttaacagctcaggcaagatggccgcccccataagtattttcaggaaatagaataaaaatatctgtaatcagtaaataaaaatatattagaaaaaaaggatatgtgtcaccatctggttttaactggcagaaaacatttttggtgacacatttgctaaaaagtacagACATGGAGGCCTGGCACGGTGGCACCTGCTCTGCTCCTCTGGTGCTGGTACAAATCCTGGCCTGCATCGGCATTCCCTGGGGTGACTGATACTGAATATTATGTGGATATTGTTTTATAACAGTTACAGGCAAGCTGCTTCAGTATAAGGATCTGATGTTACCGGGGACAGTACTGCATCCAAGCAAACATGTTTTTTATTTCTCTAAAGCCTAAATTTCTGATTTTCTCCAATGAAACCCCTGAGTATCTAGCGGGAGTCCAAACACTGGGAGTCCCAACATTATGCAAAAAGAAGGGGTAGTCACTGGAGCACCGCAACCATTTTAGCTTGGTACCTGACATAGTACAGGTGGACTGACATGTCCACTACCACTCCTTTCATAGGGTGGACTCGTGAACCCCTCATGATCATGGGAGGTCCCTCACAATTTGTTATTTGTCACTTATGTTGTGGATAAGTGATAAATAATGCGATAACCCCTTTCATGGAAATCTCTTTTTAATCCAAATCCTCATCAATTAGGGGGGGAAGCAATTTATCAATTTTGGTCCTCTAGAGAAATTCTAATGAACAGACCCTCAGAATGGTGATGGTAAACCTATCATCTATAATGTCCACCGTCTGaagtctgctgtactgtatggagTACATATCACTGTGGCTTTATGTATACAATTGTGGCATTTCTTCATGCATTTTTCATGCTGGGGCCACATGCCATCTTGGTTGTGACACCTGTCACACGACCATAGatcactgtgtagcagtgcaACCATTGAACCGAATGTGGTGGCAGCGCGACTCGCCAGTTATGGATTATGGAGTTGTGGTCGCAACAAGTTGTcttgcaaacccattcacttcactgacTGCACTGCCACACGGCGATCTTGATTTTGTCGGTGTCATAGCCCCTACCACTGTGTAGCCCCAGGCTTAGATTAACAAAATAAGGATcccataaaaacattaaaaaaacacaGTCGCAATTTTTCTGAACTGTGTACTATGCTCACTATGTTCTGCTGTATGGTGTAAATGCCACCATATTAAATAGGTTGCATTGTATCTCTCAGACAACATCATCCCCTCACaccagcagtaaactgacaaaggGTTACCTTTCTATATAGGAAGTACAGGCATAGTActgccaaaattttaaaaaaagcttTCTATCAATATTAACTTACAAAAATGTGCCTTCCTAATGGAAGTGTCCTTTTAAGTCTCCCTCTGCCTGTTGCATTtctattttaatgtattttcattGGCAGTATAAAATCCCTTGACATATCCTGCTGTTCTGCCTCCGAATTCATAAACTGGTATTTAAAGATGGTAAAGGCTTCCTTGCATACGTCCTGTATCTGTCGGACTTTCTCAAAGGGAAGAACGCCTCTCCAGGCTACAGATACATTATATGCATTTCTTGTAGTGGTTTCAAAGGCTTCCTTTCTCTTGGCCGGTCCAGCTCCGTGAGTTATATTATAGATCCATTGAGCAAGCTGATCAGTCAGTTGTAAATCGGCAAATTTATACAGCTCTTCCACTTTCTTTAATGGATTTCGCACCAAATCTTCATACCGGACCAACATGTATTTTCCTTTTAGGAACGTTGGAGGTTTGTAGCTAGCCTCCTTGTACATGTTAATGTGACTCTCGCAGATTTTTTTTAAGACTTCATAATTCGTATCGTTTATTTTTGTGCCGTTTGTGTCGAGGACGATGCCGTTGTCACCAGCAAGAGCTCTGGGAGCCTGTCCACGGGACTTCCCAACAGCTCGGGGGTCACGTACCAAGTGGAGGATTTTCAGATTTAAGGAACGGTCTTTGAGAAGAGGATACAGTACTGTGATGTCAAAAAATCGAACCTCTTTGACAACTATATGGGTATACTTGTCACATGTCTCTTCAATTTTAATAAATGAATCATTTCCACACAGTTTCTTACAAGCTGTCTCATTTGTGATGTTGTAACGAGAAAATGAATGGCATGCAGGGGGTGCACAGAGAGCCTTACTGGAATACCACTGGAACAAGGCTGAAATATTCTTCTCACTTTTCATGTACGTATCAAACACGGACATGTCACAGTTAAACACCGAGCGGACCATGTCTCTCACCGACATATGAAGAACGTGGGCGCTGTAGTGCGGTAAGGACTTCCACACGTGCCAAGCTGGCTCCATCAAGTAGAAGACATCAGGGTGCTGGCTGAAGAACTGACCTAAAAGAGATGATCCTGACCTCCAGGTGGAAAGAATGAGAAGATGAACCTTCTTTGGTTCTCCTTTGGTTGGCAAATTAACACTTGGTCTTTGGTGTAAATGAACCAGGAAAATGATTTGAAGAAATATCACTACTGCAATGACAGAGGTCATAACCCTTATCCTGGGCATCGTTTCCAAATTACctcttactggaaaaaaaaataaaaaattaaaagtaatATAACATTGACTTAGAAGGTAGCATCTACTATTTACTTTCTGGTACAGTCAAACCTTTCCAAAAGGCCACTTCTTTGAAAATCCAGTTCAGATTTCCCATTACATACTTTTAGGTCCAGCATATAGTATGCACCCTGACCGTTTTCTTTAAGGGGAACCTATCATTGTGAAAATGCAATTTAAGCTACAGTCAGCATGCTATAgttcaggaggagctgagcagattgatatatagctttatgggaaaatgttcagtaaaacttgtatttcatttaaattcctgctcattctgggctttaagatccaggaggcggtcctatcagtgattgacagctgtctctgtatacacagtcatagagggaaggctgtcaatcactgataggaccgcctcctggactgcaaagcccagaatgagcaggaataaaactatatatcaatctgctcagctcttcctgctctataatctGCTGCCTTCAGCTGAGACTCCATGTTAAACGTGACAAGTTCCTTTTATTGTAGTAGCATAAAGTGCATAGATCACATGGTACAGCCATATAATATCTGACGGAcaatccataaaaaaaatacaaagtccAAAGGTACAATAGTCTTAAAGTGCAAAATGTCCAAAGTAGATACTTATCAGTCACAATATCTGGAGACTGTTCACATGGAAGTGGAGTTCCCATGACATTTCGGGTACCACACCTCCTTTCTCAAGTATGCGGGGTATTCATTCTATATGCCCCAAATAATAAACACTTCCATCTGAACAGTCTCCCGACATCGTGACTAATAAATATCTACTTTGGACTTTTGGACTATTGCAACTTTGGACTTTGTATTTTACGGATTGTCCATTGTACATTATAttgatgtaccatgtgatatAGGCGTTTTATGCTGCTCCGATAATGGTATGTGATTTGTACAAGATATAAAGTCAAAAATACTATATtggcaatacatttttattttgttatatcagACTATTTGAAGAGGATTAGAGGGCTTCTTAATACATGGAGTGCATTATCGTCCAGTCCCTTTTTGCTATTTTtggataggttccctttaaaggggttggccactttctggttactgttgaccagtgTGTTTGTAAAATAACCATAAGGTACTTGctaatataaataattaaaattctgtgctattttctaaatttgataaGGTTATGCCTCCTTTTTTTGCAAAGTCTTTTGTGCGTTCTACACAGAGGtcatgtccataaaatggctgctgatagaaggtcatgtgaccaggcaaatcatctccatgtgatgtctcctccattcaaatacacagcGCCTAATATCTACACTAGCAtttttgggagtttagtgcaagtACAGTGTGTTAAAATGTAGGAGGCTGAAGTGATGTCTCTGGTCACATGGCTTATGAAATCTAGAAAACGGCAcaaaatatcaacaaaggctatattatagTCATACAGGCATGCACATTGGTCAACACTAGCCAGGAAGTGGCCAGTCCCTTTTAGAAGACCATCTCTCTAGAAGACCATTGTTCAATTCAATTATTTTTTGGCGGTCACCTCAAATAACCTGCATCTAGCGATTCATTAGTGTAATAAACTCTGTGACCATTTTTTAGGTACACCCCACTGAGAAGCCTGTAGACTCCCACAGACGACTAGCCTTTGGGGAGAAAAACAGTTCTTTTGGTCAATGAGTCGAAACTGACTTCTTGGCAAATTATAATACTCTTCAAATAAGTTAGTTGTATCTTAAATATTATAAATTATCATGTCAAACAACAAGTGGTTTACCTGCAACTGTTTATGACTTTCCTGGGATCTGTCCCTTACTGGTGGATGAAGTGAAATCTACAGGCTCCTGAAGGGCAGATGGATGTCTTCTAGTGAATGTTTGTGCTGAGGTAAGTATTATGTATTACCTGAAGCTATGGAGTTCCTCTAAGAGCCTGACGTGGTAGTAAAACAAATTTGCAGGAAACTTTCCCTTATGGGTGGATGAAGTGAAATCTGCAGTCACCTGATGGATATCTTGTAGCGGTGAAGTGTTCGTGCCAAAGTAAGTATTATAGAATACATGAAGCAATGGAGTTCCTCTAAGAACTTGGAGAGGTGTGAAAATAATTCTAAAGTCAAAGCGTAATATACTGCAAGAGCTCCAACAGTAAGAAAGTTGAGATGCTATATTCATCATTAGCTATGAACCATGTAGATTCAGGTTACTAATGTATTCAAAAAGGATAATCCTCTCCGTGTTCACTAGTTAATCATTACAATTGTCAACCAGGTCACCATGGATTTAGATGCTTAATACGTTCACGGTCTTTCCCCGACAACAAAACCAGCTTCAAATAACTCAACAGGTCTGACAATGCAAGACTGATAATGCTTTACCTAAGAGGAGGCTTTAGGTGACCTGACATTATTCACACAGCCCTGTTTGTGACAACCTGTACTGTTAATAGAAAACTATAACAACGATGGGATATTTGAGATCTTCTATTATGGATAAGCCAGAGAGGGCAATTGCAAGTACAAAACACCCCCTGCCCCAAGACCACAATCACAGAATTTTGCCCCAGTATTTGTAAGTCAAAAACAAGAGCCCAAACGTTTAGgagaggtgcaaatctttccatgatACTTTTCTTTTGAATGATTTTTATTAGTTTTCAAGTTATAGAACACAAGAAGAGATACATATAGGAATATTATCAATCATATTTCAAACAATTAATCCTATAAGATGAGTTGTAACAAAGCAAACAAAGAAATGTTACGTGAGTGGGTATTAGTATTCATATCATAAACATATGGGAGATCATTAATGATATGAATAGTGTCGTATGTAAGAGAATCATATGACCATGTTATTGATGCAAGAGTAGGTTCATTATCTAAGTTCTAGAATGTAACATGCATAACAATTTAtaacaaaagagaaaataaaagaGAATGTGACGAGACTTTCCATTTGTTAGTCAACTCTCGTTACCTGACCAATCCTTGACACACACACAACATGCAGTTTACTATTAAGGGAAATGCATCAGCCATGAATTCCACAAGAGTATTTTGTTGTTTCTGCCTGAGCACCTTGCATAAATCTGGTCATTGATGTAGTTTTTGAATACAATACAACAAGATTCATAGTAGcaattgtaatgaccggcgtcacgcaaagggagggaaaagggaaggccctgcccaagggagagggaaaggtggtgacccctgactcaccttgcggctggcacctgactgccctgacgtccctagatgggttcctcacccgtacgccgatcacgtgcctaagtcctggctttccctaagatgagccctatgtagtgaacggggcggtgggatcactaatccgcaccactgacactaagaggaaaacaccaaggagaggacagacaaacatat
Proteins encoded in this region:
- the LOC122921055 gene encoding carbohydrate sulfotransferase 6-like, producing MPRIRVMTSVIAVVIFLQIIFLVHLHQRPSVNLPTKGEPKKVHLLILSTWRSGSSLLGQFFSQHPDVFYLMEPAWHVWKSLPHYSAHVLHMSVRDMVRSVFNCDMSVFDTYMKSEKNISALFQWYSSKALCAPPACHSFSRYNITNETACKKLCGNDSFIKIEETCDKYTHIVVKEVRFFDITVLYPLLKDRSLNLKILHLVRDPRAVGKSRGQAPRALAGDNGIVLDTNGTKINDTNYEVLKKICESHINMYKEASYKPPTFLKGKYMLVRYEDLVRNPLKKVEELYKFADLQLTDQLAQWIYNITHGAGPAKRKEAFETTTRNAYNVSVAWRGVLPFEKVRQIQDVCKEAFTIFKYQFMNSEAEQQDMSRDFILPMKIH